Proteins encoded by one window of Anas platyrhynchos isolate ZD024472 breed Pekin duck chromosome 14, IASCAAS_PekinDuck_T2T, whole genome shotgun sequence:
- the LSM11 gene encoding U7 snRNA-associated Sm-like protein LSm11 — protein sequence MEEAEAAAEQQQRRRRAGAERSPSPGRLDVSSNRFDPLLALYSARTPLPFPGAPCFNNLAEYESFQRGLLRPRGRRPNAAASSSAAARRGPSARSARRGPAAADPERIQRLRSLMVNAGPEQEAAAGGAAARRRRAPRNVLTRMPLHEGSPLGELHRCVRDGVKINVHIRTFKGLRGVCTGFLVAFDKFWNMALTDVDETYRKPVLGKAFYAEPQLTLTRLFDRLKLQESSVKKGADSKTVSGELALTNDSQMLGWKGGSGRGRAEDERERQKRLGRAGEKKTAGDSLHLAVRGEADVGSGTAHTEGASAGGTRARSQSRRKRRPKVDYQQVFTRHINQIFIRGENVLLVHLAH from the exons ATGGAGGAAGCTGAGGCGGCcgcggagcagcagcagcggcgccGCCGGGCGGGGGCCGAGCGCTCGCCGAGCCCCGGCCGCTTGGACGTGAGCTCCAACCGCTTCGACCCGCTGCTGGCGCTGTACTCGGCCCGCACGCCGCTGCCCTTCCCCGGCGCCCCGTGCTTCAACAACCTCGCCGAGTACGAGAGCTTCCAGCGCGGCCTGCTCCgcccgcggggccgccgccccaacgccgccgcctcctcctccgccgccgcccgccgcggTCCCTCCGCCCGCTCCgcccgccgcggccccgccgccgccgacCCCGAGCGCATCCAGAGGCTCCGCAGCCTCATGGTCAACGCCGGGCCCGAGCAGGAGGCGGCCGCCGGGGGAGCGGCGGCTCGGCGGAGGAGGGCACCGCGAAACGTCCTCACCAGGATGCCCC tCCACGAAGGCAGCCCCCTTGGGGAGCTCCATCGCTGCGTCCGAGATGGCGTAAAAATTAATGTTCATATCCGCACTTTCAAAGGGCTTCGTGGAGTCTGCACAGGGTTTTTGGTTGCATTTGACAAGTTCTGGAATATG GCCCTGACAGACGTGGATGAGACATACAGGAAACCAGTACTGGGCAAAGCTTTCTATGCAGAACCTCAGCTCACACTAACCCGG CTGTTTGACAGACTCAAACTGCAGGAGTCCTCAGTAAAGAAGGGAGCTGACTCAAAGACTGTCTCGGGGGAGCTGGCCTTGACAAATGACTCTCAGATGCTCGGATGGAAAGGTGGATCAGGACGAGGGAGAGCAGAAGATGAGCGTGAGAGGCAGAAGCGCTTGGGCagagctggagaaaagaagacagcAGGTGACAGTCTGCATCTGGCAGTCAGAGGTGAAGCTGATGTGGGGAGCGGGACTGCTCACACAGAGGGTGCCAGTGCTGGTGGTACACGTGCAAGAAGCCAGTCACGAAGAAAAAGGAGGCCTAAAGTGGATTATCAACAGGTGTTCACGCGTCACATAAACCAGATTTTTATTCGAGGAGAGAACGTCTTGCTTGTCCATTTAGCACATTAA